The proteins below come from a single Beutenbergia cavernae DSM 12333 genomic window:
- a CDS encoding TlyA family RNA methyltransferase has protein sequence MGARLDVELVRRGLVRSRTHAQSLVSSRRVLVDGRAATRAATPVDAASALQVTGGETPDYVSRAGHKLAGALDALGPAAPLVAGRRALDAGASTGGFTDVLLRRGAAHVVAVDVGTDQLVPELRADPRVTVLERTNVRDLRPDDVAPAPQLVVGDLSFISLTLLLEPLAACAAPDAELLLLVKPQFEVGREALGAGGLVRSRELRRAAVGAVADRAGELGLDLLAVTPSPLPGSNGNIEYFVLLRAGGPRPDAPGRQQRHEMIAAASASEPDVRTT, from the coding sequence ATGGGCGCTCGGCTGGACGTCGAGCTCGTCCGTCGCGGTCTCGTACGCTCACGCACCCATGCGCAGAGCCTCGTCTCCTCGCGGCGGGTGCTCGTCGACGGACGTGCCGCCACGCGCGCCGCGACGCCGGTGGATGCGGCGTCGGCGCTGCAGGTGACGGGGGGCGAGACGCCGGACTACGTGTCCCGGGCCGGGCACAAGCTCGCCGGTGCTCTCGACGCCCTCGGGCCGGCGGCGCCCCTCGTCGCGGGTCGTCGCGCCCTCGACGCCGGTGCGTCCACCGGCGGGTTCACTGACGTGCTGCTGCGCCGGGGCGCGGCGCACGTCGTCGCCGTCGACGTCGGCACCGATCAGCTCGTGCCCGAGCTGCGCGCGGATCCCCGGGTGACCGTCCTCGAGCGCACGAACGTCCGCGACCTCCGGCCGGACGACGTCGCACCTGCGCCGCAACTCGTGGTCGGCGACCTGTCCTTCATCTCCCTCACCCTCCTGCTCGAGCCGCTGGCCGCGTGCGCCGCACCCGACGCGGAGCTGCTGCTGCTGGTCAAGCCTCAGTTCGAGGTCGGCCGCGAGGCGCTCGGCGCAGGCGGGCTCGTGCGCTCCCGCGAGCTACGTCGCGCGGCCGTCGGCGCCGTGGCGGACCGTGCTGGCGAGCTCGGGCTCGACCTCCTGGCGGTGACGCCGAGCCCTCTGCCCGGGTCGAACGGAAACATCGAGTACTTCGTGCTGCTGCGCGCCGGCGGGCCGCGGCCTGATGCTCCAGGGCGGCAGCAGCGGCACGAGATGATCGCCGCGGCGTCGGCGTCCGAACCCGACGTGAGGACGACGTGA
- a CDS encoding NAD kinase: MRRVLVVAHTGRADAVRTQHRLEEELRARGITPVHRPDLRHDAELSDADADPADLDGLELAVVLGGDGTILRAAELVRGRGVPLVGINLGHVGFLAESEASELSQVVDHIARRAYDVEERMTVDVTVRLPTGVVETGWAINEATVEKERRERLIEVAIGVDGRGLSTFGCDGVVLATPTGSTAYAFSAGGPVVWPDVEALLLVPISAHALFARPLVVGPGSVLAVEVLARSRSGATLWCDGRRRLDVPAGSHIEVRRGAEPVRIARLEQAPFSSRLVRKFDLPVSGWRGSGPAGGAR, encoded by the coding sequence GTGAGGCGGGTCCTCGTCGTCGCGCACACCGGGCGCGCCGACGCCGTCCGCACGCAGCACCGCCTCGAGGAGGAGCTGCGCGCGCGCGGGATCACGCCCGTCCACCGCCCGGACCTCCGGCACGACGCCGAGCTCAGTGACGCCGACGCCGATCCCGCGGACCTGGACGGGCTCGAGCTCGCCGTCGTCCTCGGTGGCGACGGCACGATCCTGCGGGCGGCCGAGCTCGTTCGCGGACGCGGGGTGCCGCTCGTGGGCATCAACCTCGGGCACGTCGGCTTTCTCGCCGAGTCGGAGGCGTCGGAGCTGTCGCAGGTCGTCGACCACATCGCCCGGCGGGCGTACGACGTCGAGGAGCGGATGACCGTCGACGTCACCGTCCGGCTGCCCACCGGCGTCGTCGAGACCGGGTGGGCGATCAACGAGGCGACCGTCGAGAAGGAACGCCGCGAACGCCTCATCGAGGTGGCGATCGGGGTCGACGGGCGCGGGCTGTCGACGTTCGGGTGCGACGGCGTCGTGCTCGCCACCCCCACCGGCTCCACCGCCTACGCGTTCTCCGCCGGCGGACCGGTCGTGTGGCCGGACGTCGAGGCCCTGCTGCTCGTCCCGATCAGCGCGCACGCCCTGTTCGCCCGCCCTCTGGTCGTCGGCCCGGGTTCCGTGCTGGCGGTGGAGGTGCTCGCCCGCTCGCGGTCCGGTGCGACGCTGTGGTGCGACGGCAGGCGGCGGCTCGACGTCCCCGCCGGGTCGCACATCGAGGTGCGCCGCGGCGCCGAACCTGTGCGGATCGCGCGCCTCGAGCAGGCGCCGTTCAGCTCGCGGCTCGTGCGCAAGTTCGACCTTCCGGTCTCGGGCTGGCGCGGGTCGGGCCCGGCAGGCGGTGCCCGGTGA
- the steA gene encoding putative cytokinetic ring protein SteA has protein sequence MRSLLPRRRAATDARAGAQVERGQITGPARVDRSTKTLTKRLRPGDVAVIDHVDIDRVSAEALVGCKPAAVLNAARSTSGRYPNLGPEILLEAGIPLLDDLGSDVMAIPESSRVEVDGAKVSVGGHFVAEGTVQTTETVEVSLAEAREGLADQLESFAANTMDYLRRERELLLDGVGVPKIRTKLEGRQALIVVRGYHYKEDLAMLRSYVRENRPVLIGVDGGADAILDAGWTPDMIVGDMDSVSDRALGCGAEVVVHAYRDGRAPGLSRVERLGVSHVVFPATGTSEDVAMLLADDKGAELIVAVGTHATLVEFLDKGRAGMASTFLTRLRVGSKLVDAKGVSRLYRHRISNWQVTALVLAGLAAVLVALGSTPAGQTLFGLILARIDDFVSFVRDLLGLTAGAVG, from the coding sequence ATGAGGTCACTGCTCCCGCGCCGGCGCGCGGCCACCGACGCCCGGGCCGGCGCCCAGGTCGAGCGCGGGCAGATCACCGGTCCCGCGCGGGTCGACCGCAGCACGAAGACGCTGACGAAGCGCCTGCGGCCCGGCGACGTCGCCGTCATCGACCACGTGGACATCGACCGCGTCTCCGCGGAGGCGCTCGTCGGCTGCAAGCCGGCGGCGGTGCTGAACGCCGCCCGTTCGACGTCCGGGCGGTACCCGAACCTCGGTCCGGAGATCCTGCTGGAGGCGGGCATCCCGCTCCTGGACGACCTGGGCTCCGACGTCATGGCGATCCCGGAGTCGTCACGCGTCGAGGTCGACGGCGCCAAGGTGAGCGTCGGCGGGCATTTCGTCGCCGAGGGCACCGTGCAGACGACCGAGACGGTCGAGGTCTCGCTCGCCGAGGCGCGGGAGGGTCTCGCGGACCAGCTCGAGTCGTTCGCCGCGAACACCATGGACTACCTGCGCCGGGAACGGGAGCTGCTGCTCGACGGCGTCGGCGTCCCGAAGATCCGCACGAAGCTCGAGGGGCGTCAGGCGCTGATCGTGGTCCGCGGCTACCACTACAAGGAGGACCTCGCGATGCTGAGGTCCTATGTGCGGGAGAACCGCCCGGTGCTGATCGGCGTCGACGGCGGAGCCGACGCGATCCTGGACGCCGGCTGGACGCCGGACATGATCGTCGGCGACATGGACTCGGTCTCGGACCGTGCCCTCGGCTGTGGGGCGGAGGTCGTGGTGCACGCCTACCGGGACGGGCGCGCTCCCGGGCTCAGCCGGGTCGAGCGACTCGGGGTGTCCCACGTCGTGTTCCCCGCGACCGGTACCAGCGAGGACGTCGCCATGCTGCTGGCCGACGACAAGGGAGCCGAGCTCATCGTCGCCGTCGGCACCCACGCGACGCTCGTCGAGTTCCTCGACAAGGGGCGCGCCGGGATGGCCAGCACGTTCCTCACCCGGCTGCGGGTGGGGAGCAAGCTCGTCGACGCGAAGGGCGTGTCCCGCCTGTACCGGCACCGGATCTCCAACTGGCAGGTGACGGCGCTCGTCCTCGCCGGGCTCGCCGCTGTGCTCGTGGCGCTCGGCAGCACACCCGCCGGTCAGACCCTGTTCGGGCTGATCCTGGCGCGCATCGACGACTTCGTCTCGTTCGTCCGCGACCTCCTCGGCCTCACGGCCGGGGCCGTGGGCTGA
- a CDS encoding HAD-IIA family hydrolase → MSSTLVGCARPPAEEFDAALLDLDGVVYRGPEPVEHAAEAIAAGRAAGMTAVFVTNNAARPPGVVADQLTSLGVPAEPSDVMTSSLAAAAMLREQVPAGSRVLAVGGQGLHEALAAHGLEVVTRAGDSPVAVVQGFGPDVCWRDLAEAAYAIAAGARYLATNLDATLPTERGMAPGNGSLVAALVHATGVRPASAGKPGPEIFRQAAGTVSSRRPLVIGDRLDTDLAGARAAGMVGLHVLTGVSGPHELLAAAPAERPHLLATDLRGILEPHPAPERGDDHAWRCSTGEVRVDGRGLVVRRADGEHRLDALDEVTLDELRAACAAAWDSADAGTPVDVASSTPLRVRDA, encoded by the coding sequence GTGAGCTCCACTCTCGTCGGGTGCGCCCGTCCTCCCGCGGAGGAGTTCGATGCCGCCCTGCTCGACCTCGACGGCGTCGTCTACCGCGGCCCGGAACCGGTCGAGCACGCTGCGGAGGCCATCGCCGCGGGTCGCGCCGCCGGGATGACCGCCGTGTTCGTGACGAACAACGCGGCCCGGCCGCCCGGCGTCGTCGCGGACCAGCTCACGTCCCTCGGGGTCCCGGCCGAGCCGTCCGACGTCATGACGTCGTCGCTCGCGGCGGCAGCGATGCTCCGTGAGCAGGTTCCCGCGGGCAGCCGCGTGCTCGCCGTCGGTGGGCAGGGTCTCCACGAGGCCCTGGCGGCGCACGGCCTCGAGGTGGTGACGCGCGCCGGGGACTCGCCGGTCGCCGTCGTCCAGGGGTTCGGGCCCGACGTGTGCTGGCGCGACCTCGCCGAGGCCGCCTACGCGATCGCGGCCGGCGCTCGATACCTCGCCACGAATCTCGACGCCACGCTCCCGACGGAGCGCGGGATGGCGCCGGGGAACGGGTCGCTCGTCGCGGCGCTGGTGCACGCCACGGGGGTCCGTCCCGCCTCCGCCGGCAAGCCGGGACCGGAGATCTTCCGGCAGGCGGCGGGCACCGTCTCCTCGCGTCGCCCCCTGGTGATCGGGGACCGGCTCGACACGGACCTCGCCGGTGCTCGGGCGGCCGGGATGGTCGGGCTGCACGTGCTGACCGGGGTCAGCGGTCCGCACGAGCTCCTGGCCGCCGCACCCGCCGAGCGGCCACATCTGCTCGCCACCGACCTGCGCGGGATCCTCGAGCCCCATCCCGCGCCGGAGCGCGGAGACGACCATGCCTGGCGGTGCTCGACCGGCGAGGTGCGCGTGGACGGCCGCGGGCTCGTCGTGCGCAGAGCCGACGGCGAGCACCGGCTCGACGCGCTCGACGAGGTGACGCTCGACGAGCTGCGGGCCGCTTGCGCGGCCGCGTGGGACTCCGCGGACGCCGGAACGCCGGTCGACGTCGCGTCGTCCACACCACTGCGCGTGCGCGACGCCTGA
- a CDS encoding copper transporter, whose translation MIDFRYHLVSLISVFLALAVGIVLGAGPLRDTIGDQLTGQVEQLREEKESLRADLERSQADLVARDAFVTGAAPQLLEDTLPERDVALVLLPGAEADVVEALTQNLELAGASVVGRVEVTTMWSDPSQRAYRSQIAANLSAYLAESPGDDATTEQILGEALGEALTATETDTDEPTANAGELLALLTAGDDDALVRQVSEDLAPADATIVVSAPYLPVPDEAPPSDLEDTNAAWVALASALAQTGEGSILAGYATNDGDVVAALRADPAAATTTSVDGIDVAPGLVTAPLALASAMAGNEAAQYGSGIGATEVMPPDAGLEPPVVEPDDGSAEPDGEPGGDGEDA comes from the coding sequence GTGATCGACTTTCGGTACCACCTCGTCTCGCTGATCTCGGTGTTCCTGGCGCTCGCCGTCGGCATCGTGCTCGGCGCCGGACCGCTGCGCGACACGATCGGCGACCAGCTGACGGGCCAGGTGGAGCAGCTGCGCGAGGAGAAGGAGTCGCTGCGGGCCGACCTCGAGCGCTCGCAGGCCGATCTCGTCGCGCGCGACGCGTTCGTCACGGGGGCTGCTCCGCAGCTGCTCGAGGACACGCTGCCCGAGCGCGACGTGGCCCTCGTGCTCCTGCCCGGCGCCGAGGCGGACGTCGTCGAGGCGCTCACGCAGAACCTGGAGCTCGCCGGCGCGAGCGTCGTCGGGCGGGTCGAGGTGACGACGATGTGGTCGGACCCGTCCCAGCGGGCGTACCGGTCGCAGATCGCCGCGAACCTGTCTGCCTACCTGGCCGAGTCGCCGGGTGACGACGCCACGACGGAGCAGATCCTCGGCGAGGCGCTCGGCGAGGCGCTCACGGCCACCGAGACGGACACCGACGAGCCGACGGCGAACGCGGGCGAGCTGCTCGCCCTCCTCACGGCCGGCGACGACGACGCGCTCGTCCGCCAGGTCAGCGAGGACCTCGCCCCGGCGGACGCGACGATCGTCGTGAGTGCCCCGTACCTGCCGGTCCCGGACGAGGCGCCGCCGTCGGACCTGGAGGACACGAACGCCGCCTGGGTCGCGCTCGCGAGCGCGCTCGCCCAGACCGGCGAGGGCTCGATCCTCGCCGGGTACGCGACGAACGACGGCGACGTGGTCGCGGCTCTGCGGGCGGACCCGGCCGCGGCGACGACGACGTCCGTCGACGGCATCGACGTCGCCCCCGGGCTCGTCACCGCGCCGCTCGCCCTGGCGAGCGCGATGGCCGGGAACGAGGCCGCGCAGTACGGGTCCGGCATCGGCGCCACCGAGGTGATGCCGCCCGACGCCGGGCTCGAGCCGCCGGTGGTGGAGCCGGACGACGGCTCCGCGGAACCGGACGGCGAGCCGGGCGGCGACGGCGAGGACGCGTGA
- a CDS encoding DNA repair protein RecN, with amino-acid sequence MIEELRITDLGVISRAELELAPGLTVVTGETGAGKTMLLTGLDLLLGGRADAALVRSGAERAVVEGRFVPPPGSPAVARAEEAGGELDDDALLLARSVAAQGRSRAFLGGRSVPQGVLAEVGASLVTVHGQTDQLRLRSGAQQRAALDAFAGPEHEARVAAHRQAHARHREAEAELDRWRAGARARVLEVERLTEALAAIEALEPRAGEDVELREEADRLGNVEELRAAVQAARSALESRDDAADGGEDGGGALAAVEGARRQLEHAQEFDAVLAGWAERLGEVAYLLGDLTGEVGAYLAGLDADPDRLDEVHARRAALTSLARTYGVAWDGPGADASADPAPGSESPSAGGTGESDGGQAPSAAPEPGTVDAVLRWAGHARARLTALTSPDEGEPALERRARELLAARAELTDAVTAARRDAARRLADAVDGELSGLAMGGAHLSVELVAADDVGPAGAEDVTFLLSAHEGAPVRALAQSASGGELSRVMLAIEVALAQRRSDDAAPTFVFDEVDAGVGGRAAVEVGRRLAELARTAQVVVVTHLAQVAAFADRHVVVAKQTTGGGTTTGVTIVTGTEREEELARMLSGDPASSQARRHAAELLERDGVGR; translated from the coding sequence GTGATCGAGGAGCTGCGCATCACCGACCTCGGCGTGATCTCCCGTGCCGAGCTGGAGCTCGCCCCCGGGCTCACGGTGGTGACGGGGGAGACGGGCGCCGGGAAGACGATGCTCCTGACCGGCCTGGACCTGCTGCTCGGCGGCCGCGCCGACGCCGCGCTCGTCCGGTCGGGTGCCGAGCGTGCCGTGGTGGAGGGGCGTTTCGTGCCGCCTCCCGGGTCGCCCGCCGTCGCGCGCGCCGAGGAGGCCGGTGGTGAGCTCGACGACGACGCGCTCCTGCTGGCCCGTTCCGTCGCCGCCCAGGGGCGCTCCCGGGCGTTCCTCGGGGGGCGCAGCGTGCCGCAGGGGGTGCTGGCGGAGGTCGGCGCGTCGCTCGTCACCGTGCACGGTCAGACCGATCAGCTCCGGCTGCGCAGCGGCGCTCAGCAGCGAGCCGCGCTCGACGCGTTCGCCGGTCCCGAGCACGAGGCCCGCGTCGCCGCTCATCGCCAGGCGCACGCGCGGCACCGCGAGGCGGAGGCGGAGCTCGACCGGTGGCGGGCGGGCGCTCGGGCACGCGTGCTGGAGGTCGAGCGGCTCACGGAAGCGCTCGCCGCGATCGAGGCCCTCGAGCCGCGAGCCGGCGAGGACGTCGAGCTGCGCGAGGAGGCCGACCGGCTCGGCAACGTCGAGGAGCTGCGGGCCGCGGTGCAGGCGGCCCGGTCCGCGCTCGAGTCCCGGGACGACGCGGCGGACGGCGGCGAGGACGGCGGCGGGGCGCTGGCGGCCGTCGAGGGCGCGCGCCGCCAGCTCGAGCACGCTCAGGAGTTCGACGCGGTCCTCGCTGGCTGGGCCGAGCGGCTCGGCGAGGTCGCCTACCTGCTCGGCGACCTCACGGGAGAGGTCGGCGCCTACCTCGCCGGGCTCGACGCCGACCCGGACCGGCTCGACGAGGTCCACGCGCGCCGGGCGGCGCTGACGTCGTTGGCCCGCACGTACGGCGTGGCCTGGGACGGGCCGGGCGCCGACGCGTCCGCCGACCCGGCGCCCGGGTCGGAGAGCCCGAGCGCGGGCGGGACGGGGGAGTCGGACGGCGGCCAGGCACCTTCCGCCGCGCCGGAGCCAGGCACCGTCGACGCCGTCCTGCGGTGGGCGGGGCACGCGCGTGCGCGGCTGACAGCGCTGACGTCCCCGGACGAGGGCGAACCCGCCTTGGAACGGCGCGCCCGGGAGCTGCTCGCGGCTCGGGCGGAGCTCACCGACGCGGTCACCGCAGCACGGCGCGACGCCGCACGCCGGCTCGCGGACGCCGTCGACGGTGAGCTCAGCGGGCTCGCGATGGGCGGCGCACACCTCTCGGTGGAGCTGGTCGCGGCCGACGACGTCGGCCCGGCTGGTGCCGAGGACGTCACGTTCCTGCTCAGCGCCCACGAGGGCGCCCCCGTCCGGGCGCTCGCGCAGAGCGCCTCGGGAGGGGAGCTCTCCCGTGTGATGCTCGCGATCGAGGTGGCACTCGCGCAGCGGCGGAGCGACGACGCTGCGCCCACGTTCGTGTTCGACGAGGTCGACGCCGGGGTCGGCGGCCGGGCCGCCGTGGAGGTCGGACGACGACTCGCGGAGCTGGCGCGGACGGCGCAGGTCGTGGTCGTCACCCACCTCGCTCAGGTCGCGGCGTTCGCCGACCGGCACGTCGTCGTCGCCAAGCAGACCACCGGCGGGGGCACCACGACCGGCGTGACGATCGTCACCGGCACCGAGCGTGAGGAGGAGCTCGCCCGCATGTTGTCGGGCGATCCGGCGTCCTCGCAGGCCCGGCGGCACGCCGCCGAGCTCCTGGAACGCGACGGCGTGGGACGATAG